CAATCTCTACTCAGCCTTGACCTTGATCCTACAAACATTTGAATCCTTTGCATGCCTTACAGCACTTGCTTTTATACTCATTCCGATTCTGTGGGCTTTAAGTGAATTGAAAACGTGATTATGGACACTGGTGTGAGAATCAAGAGATAGTATACATGTGAGATGAAATGAGGTTAATAGAAGGGACAATTAGAATGACTAGAAAATATTTCATGAACAATTCAAGAACATAACCTCTGAGTTCTCAAAAAAAAGAAGTCCATATCTACATCTTCTGTCTTCTCTCTGACTTTCAATGGTCAACTTTTCTTGCCCTACTCAATTCCTATCTTGTATGTTTCCACTTCCCCCCCCATTCTCTTAGTGATAAGAATATTGCATGTGGATGTGACACAATTGCTTCTGGTGACCACATGCTTTTTATATTGCTTATATAGTAATTATATAAGATGAAATGCTTTTATAGTGATTATATGAACCTGAGAAGAATTGATGGGATATAAAGTTTACACAGTGTAAATGTACTTGCATAATTAATTATGATAATTCTAGGTCATCAATGcaattcttatttttatttcctcttgATTTTCTGTTATCTAATCATTTTAGAGCACTGTGATTGACAAATCAATGGATGGGGCAAATTATTCTATGGTGTCGGAGTTTGTGTTCCTGGGACTCTCCAATTCCTGGGAGATCCAACTTgtcctctttgttttctcctccatgttTTACGTGGCAACCATGATGGGAAATTCCCTCGTTGTCCTTACTGTGGCCTGGGACCCTCACTTACACTCTCCCATGTACTTTCTGTTGGCTAACCTCTCCTTCATTGACCTGAGTGTTTCTTCTATCATTTCCCCTAAGATGATTAATGACATTTTCAGAAAACGCAAAGTCATCTCCTTTGGAGGCTGCATTGCTCAGATCTTCTTCATTCATGCCATTGGTGGTACAGAGATGGTCCTGCTCATAGTCATGGCCTTTGACAGATATGTAGCCATCTGCAAACCTCTCCATTATCTAACTGTTATGAATAAAAAAATGTGTATTGTGCTGTTGGGTGCTTCTTGGATAATTGGTTTGATCCACTCTGTGATTCAACTGGCGTTTGCTATGAAGTTACCATTTTGTGGCCCTAATGTGCTGGACACCTTTTACTGTGACCTTCCTCGATTTATCAAACTGGCCTGTGTAGACACCTACAAACTAGAGTTCATGGTCACAGCCAACAGTGGATTTATTTCCCTTGGATCATTTTTCATACTGATCATCTCCTATATTTTTATTCTGATCACAGTTTGGAAACACTCCTCAAGTGGCTCATCCAAGGCTCTGTCCACTTTATCAACTCA
This genomic stretch from Tenrec ecaudatus isolate mTenEca1 chromosome 14, mTenEca1.hap1, whole genome shotgun sequence harbors:
- the LOC142426700 gene encoding olfactory receptor 4F3/4F16/4F29-like; protein product: MNTVIDKSMDGANYSMVSEFVFLGLSNSWEIQLVLFVFSSMFYVATMMGNSLVVLTVAWDPHLHSPMYFLLANLSFIDLSVSSIISPKMINDIFRKRKVISFGGCIAQIFFIHAIGGTEMVLLIVMAFDRYVAICKPLHYLTVMNKKMCIVLLGASWIIGLIHSVIQLAFAMKLPFCGPNVLDTFYCDLPRFIKLACVDTYKLEFMVTANSGFISLGSFFILIISYIFILITVWKHSSSGSSKALSTLSTHVMVVILFFGPCIFAYTWPQPTSHLDIYFAVFNVVLTPFLNSVIYTLRNKDMKIAMRRLCSQVFVYRRISEMIKVL